The following are encoded in a window of Saccharothrix longispora genomic DNA:
- a CDS encoding NAD-glutamate dehydrogenase, which produces MTSTGVPSRSEHATGNGAVARTASPEQARDELIERAAANAPELTDLIRLYYRHVPAEEVIDDDPVDLVGAVRSNYQLAESRVPGRPVVRIINPTRAHDGWACPATVVQVVTDDMPYLVDSVASELTRGGVQVQRVVHPIVVVRRDLVTGALLEVLPTADPAKPPADAIAESWMCVEVDLLTDPDRARELETRLHTVLNDVREVVEDTDKMAGTALQLADQLEADPPPLPKHEVSDGANLLRWLADEHFTFLGYRRYELLHDDPATDGEPALRAVLASGLGVLRQDSLAARSLTAGPDAGAQALSPELLVLTQASAQSSVHRSVYPYYVGVKTFDENGAVTGEHRFLGVFSTTALHEDVLDIPAIERRVRDVIHRAGFPLHSYSGQRMLEVIQNYPRTELFSVDTDTLYQTVTGVIALAERRRLRLFLRRDPYGRFYSCLVYLPRDRYTTTSRLAMQEVLIDQLGGLNLEYSARVGESALARVHFTVHTDPKSLVEPDTAYIQQLLAEAVRSWDDRMVEAVLDDQGQGLGAESSSEQGQRFAAAFPEAYKEDFTAAEGLADFRRIEALKPGDLDMVFYVPRAAEAGERRFKLFLVGARVTLSDVLPMLQRMGVVVVDERPYQLSREDGAECWIYDFGLRIDQGVLDKLSGDDLESVQTRFQEAFAAAWRGETEVDGFNTLVLKAGITWQQAAMLRAYAKYLRQGGTPYSQDYIEDAVLAHTDVAKALVGLFEARFDPGLTEEQRDSRTEHLASGITALIDDVTSLDADRILRSLLTLVQATLRTNYFVRDAGGNPRAYLAVKLDPRAIPDLPQPRPRFEIFVYSPRVEGVHLRFGPVARGGLRWSDRREDFRTEILGLVKAQAVKNAVIVPVGAKGGFVVKRPPAATGDQGLDREAFLAEGIACYRMFISGLLDLTDNLNSGTVVPAPQVVRHDGDDTYLVVAADKGTAQFSDIANEVSAAYGFWLGDAFASGGSVGYDHKAMGITARGAWESVKRHFRELDLDTQSEDFTVVGVGDMSGDVFGNGMLLSEHIRLVAAFDHRHVFIDPDPDAATSYAERKRLFELPRSSWDDYDRSLVSAGGGVWPRTAKSIPVSEQARVALGLPDEVTKLSPQELMRAILVAPVDLLWNGGIGTYVKAGVESHAEVGDKANDAIRVNGADLRVRVVGEGGNLGLTQRGRIEFARSGGRDGQGGKVNTDALDNSAGVDCSDHEVNIKILLDELVRDGRLDNGQRNELLGQMTDEVGELVLADNYSQNFVLGVSRAHAAPMLPVHARLVADLEQRGVLDRALEALPSAAEFKALEKAGQGLTSPELATLLAHVKLALKEEVLAGDLPTVDVLARKLPDYFPSELRERFGDAVAGHPLSREIIATVLVNEVVDGGGVSYAYRLAEEISASATDAVRAYAVVTSIFDLPSLWREIHALDNVIATHVQDDMVLETRRLLDRASRWLLTNRPQPLPVGSTIARFQPVVAALAPRVPDMLQGNERESLLGQVERLVSHGVPEDLARRVASLLFTYGLLDVTEVAELAERDEREEGRTAGAERTHEETAELYFALSDHLDVDKMLSSVSGLERINRWHALARLALRDDFYSSLRSITIDVLRSGDPGDDPVQKIAEWEQANASRLSRARAALEEINRVSKLDLATLSVAARQVRGMIR; this is translated from the coding sequence ATGACCTCGACTGGAGTCCCGTCCCGATCCGAGCACGCCACCGGCAACGGCGCCGTGGCCCGCACGGCCAGTCCTGAACAGGCCCGTGACGAATTGATCGAACGGGCCGCAGCCAACGCCCCCGAGCTCACCGACCTGATCCGCCTGTACTACCGGCACGTCCCGGCCGAGGAGGTCATCGACGACGACCCGGTGGACCTGGTGGGTGCGGTGCGCTCGAACTACCAGCTCGCCGAGTCACGCGTGCCCGGGCGCCCCGTGGTGCGGATCATCAACCCGACGCGCGCGCACGACGGCTGGGCGTGCCCCGCCACGGTCGTGCAGGTCGTCACCGACGACATGCCGTACCTGGTCGACTCGGTGGCCTCCGAGCTGACCCGCGGCGGCGTGCAGGTGCAGCGGGTCGTGCACCCCATCGTGGTGGTGCGCCGCGACCTGGTCACGGGCGCCCTGCTGGAGGTCCTGCCGACGGCGGACCCGGCCAAGCCGCCCGCCGACGCGATCGCCGAGTCGTGGATGTGCGTCGAGGTCGACCTGCTCACCGACCCGGACCGGGCGCGCGAGCTGGAGACCAGGCTGCACACCGTCCTCAACGACGTGCGCGAGGTCGTCGAGGACACCGACAAGATGGCCGGCACGGCGCTCCAGCTGGCCGACCAGCTGGAGGCCGACCCGCCGCCGCTGCCGAAGCACGAGGTGTCCGACGGCGCGAACCTGCTGCGCTGGCTGGCCGACGAGCACTTCACGTTCCTCGGCTACCGCCGGTACGAGTTGCTCCACGACGACCCGGCCACCGACGGCGAACCGGCCCTGCGTGCGGTCCTGGCCAGCGGGCTGGGCGTGCTCCGGCAGGACAGCCTCGCGGCGCGCAGCCTCACCGCCGGCCCCGACGCGGGCGCGCAGGCGCTGTCGCCCGAGCTGCTGGTCCTCACCCAGGCCAGCGCCCAGTCGAGCGTCCACCGCTCGGTCTACCCGTACTACGTCGGTGTGAAGACCTTCGACGAGAACGGCGCCGTGACCGGTGAGCACCGGTTCCTCGGCGTCTTCTCCACCACCGCCCTGCACGAGGACGTGCTGGACATCCCGGCCATCGAGCGCCGGGTCCGCGACGTCATCCACCGCGCCGGCTTCCCGCTGCACTCCTACTCGGGGCAGCGGATGCTGGAGGTGATCCAGAACTACCCGCGCACGGAGCTGTTCTCGGTCGACACGGACACGCTCTACCAGACCGTCACGGGCGTCATCGCGCTCGCCGAGCGCCGCAGGCTGCGCCTCTTCCTGCGCCGCGACCCGTACGGCCGCTTCTACTCCTGCCTGGTCTACCTGCCGCGCGACCGCTACACCACGACGTCTCGCCTGGCCATGCAGGAAGTCCTGATCGACCAGCTCGGCGGCCTGAACCTGGAGTACAGCGCCCGCGTCGGCGAGTCGGCGCTGGCCCGCGTGCACTTCACCGTGCACACCGACCCCAAGAGCCTGGTCGAGCCGGACACCGCGTACATCCAGCAGCTGCTGGCCGAGGCCGTGCGGTCCTGGGACGACCGCATGGTCGAGGCCGTGCTGGACGACCAGGGGCAGGGGCTGGGCGCCGAGTCGTCGTCGGAGCAGGGCCAGCGGTTCGCCGCGGCCTTCCCGGAGGCGTACAAGGAGGACTTCACCGCGGCCGAGGGCCTGGCGGACTTCCGGCGCATCGAGGCGCTCAAGCCGGGCGACCTGGACATGGTGTTCTACGTGCCGCGCGCCGCCGAGGCCGGTGAGCGGCGGTTCAAGCTGTTCCTGGTCGGCGCCCGGGTCACGCTGTCCGACGTGCTGCCGATGCTCCAGCGCATGGGCGTGGTCGTGGTCGACGAACGCCCCTACCAGTTGTCCCGCGAGGACGGCGCCGAGTGCTGGATCTACGACTTCGGCCTGCGCATCGACCAGGGCGTGCTGGACAAGCTGTCCGGTGACGACCTGGAGTCGGTGCAGACGCGGTTCCAGGAGGCGTTCGCGGCGGCGTGGCGCGGCGAGACCGAGGTGGACGGCTTCAACACCCTCGTGCTGAAGGCCGGCATCACCTGGCAGCAGGCCGCGATGCTGCGCGCCTACGCCAAGTACCTGCGCCAGGGGGGCACCCCGTACAGCCAGGACTACATCGAGGACGCCGTCCTCGCGCACACCGACGTCGCCAAGGCACTGGTGGGGCTGTTCGAGGCCCGGTTCGACCCGGGCCTGACCGAGGAGCAGCGCGACAGCCGCACCGAGCACCTGGCGTCGGGGATCACGGCGCTCATCGACGACGTGACCAGCCTGGACGCCGACCGCATCCTGCGCAGCCTGCTGACCCTGGTGCAGGCGACGCTGCGCACGAACTACTTCGTGCGCGACGCCGGTGGCAACCCCCGCGCGTACCTGGCGGTGAAGCTGGACCCGCGGGCCATCCCGGACCTGCCGCAGCCGCGTCCCCGCTTCGAGATCTTCGTGTACTCGCCGCGCGTCGAGGGCGTGCACCTGCGGTTCGGGCCGGTGGCCCGCGGCGGCCTGCGCTGGTCCGACCGGCGCGAGGACTTCCGCACCGAGATCCTGGGCCTGGTCAAGGCGCAGGCGGTGAAGAACGCGGTGATCGTGCCGGTCGGCGCGAAGGGCGGCTTCGTCGTGAAGCGCCCGCCCGCCGCGACCGGCGACCAGGGCCTGGACCGCGAGGCGTTCCTGGCCGAGGGCATCGCGTGCTACCGCATGTTCATCTCCGGCCTGCTCGACCTGACCGACAACCTGAACTCGGGCACCGTCGTCCCGGCGCCGCAGGTCGTCCGGCACGACGGTGACGACACCTACCTGGTGGTCGCCGCCGACAAGGGCACGGCGCAGTTCTCCGACATCGCGAACGAGGTGTCGGCGGCCTACGGCTTCTGGCTGGGCGACGCGTTCGCCTCCGGCGGCTCGGTCGGCTACGACCACAAGGCCATGGGCATCACCGCCCGGGGTGCGTGGGAGAGCGTGAAGCGGCACTTCCGCGAGCTGGACCTCGACACCCAGTCCGAGGACTTCACCGTCGTCGGCGTCGGCGACATGTCCGGTGACGTGTTCGGCAACGGCATGCTGCTGTCCGAGCACATCCGGCTCGTCGCGGCGTTCGACCACCGGCACGTGTTCATCGACCCGGACCCGGACGCCGCGACGTCGTACGCCGAGCGCAAGCGGTTGTTCGAGCTGCCGCGCTCGTCGTGGGACGACTACGACCGCTCGCTGGTCAGCGCGGGCGGCGGCGTGTGGCCGCGCACCGCGAAGTCGATCCCGGTCAGCGAGCAGGCCCGCGTCGCCCTGGGACTGCCCGACGAGGTGACGAAGCTGTCGCCGCAGGAGCTGATGAGGGCGATCCTGGTCGCCCCGGTCGACCTGTTGTGGAACGGCGGTATCGGCACCTACGTGAAGGCGGGCGTCGAGTCGCACGCCGAGGTCGGCGACAAGGCCAACGACGCGATCCGCGTCAACGGCGCCGACCTCCGCGTGAGGGTCGTCGGCGAGGGCGGCAACCTGGGCCTGACCCAGCGCGGCCGCATCGAGTTCGCCCGTTCCGGTGGACGTGACGGGCAGGGCGGCAAGGTCAACACCGACGCCCTGGACAACTCGGCGGGCGTGGACTGCTCCGACCACGAGGTCAACATCAAGATCCTGCTCGACGAGCTGGTGCGCGACGGCAGGCTGGACAACGGGCAGCGCAACGAGCTGCTGGGCCAGATGACCGACGAGGTCGGCGAACTGGTGCTGGCCGACAACTACTCGCAGAACTTCGTGCTGGGGGTGTCCCGGGCGCACGCCGCGCCGATGCTGCCGGTGCACGCGCGGCTCGTCGCGGACCTGGAGCAGCGGGGCGTGCTGGACCGCGCGCTGGAAGCGCTGCCCAGCGCGGCGGAGTTCAAGGCGCTGGAGAAGGCCGGCCAGGGCCTGACCTCGCCGGAGCTGGCCACGCTGCTCGCGCACGTGAAGCTGGCGCTGAAGGAGGAGGTGCTGGCCGGCGACCTGCCCACGGTGGACGTGCTGGCCCGCAAGCTGCCCGACTACTTCCCGAGCGAGCTGCGCGAGCGGTTCGGCGACGCCGTCGCCGGGCACCCGCTGTCCCGCGAGATCATCGCGACGGTGCTGGTCAACGAGGTCGTCGACGGCGGTGGCGTGTCCTACGCCTACCGGTTGGCCGAGGAGATCAGCGCGTCGGCGACGGACGCGGTGCGCGCCTACGCCGTGGTGACGTCGATCTTCGACCTGCCGTCGCTGTGGCGGGAGATCCACGCGCTGGACAACGTGATCGCCACGCACGTCCAGGACGACATGGTGCTGGAGACGCGCCGCCTGCTGGACCGGGCGTCGCGGTGGCTGCTCACCAACCGCCCGCAGCCGTTGCCGGTGGGCTCCACGATCGCCCGCTTCCAGCCGGTGGTGGCCGCGCTGGCGCCGCGCGTGCCGGACATGCTCCAGGGCAACGAGCGGGAGTCGCTGCTCGGGCAGGTCGAACGGCTGGTGTCGCACGGCGTGCCCGAGGACCTGGCCCGCCGGGTCGCCTCGTTGCTGTTCACCTACGGCCTGCTCGACGTGACCGAGGTGGCGGAGTTGGCCGAGCGCGACGAGCGCGAGGAGGGGCGGACCGCCGGGGCCGAGCGGACGCACGAGGAGACGGCCGAGCTGTACTTCGCGCTGTCGGACCACCTCGACGTGGACAAGATGCTCAGCTCGGTGTCCGGCCTGGAGCGCATCAACCGCTGGCACGCGCTGGCGCGGCTGGCGCTGCGGGACGACTTCTACTCGTCGCTGCGGTCGATCACGATCGACGTGCTGCGGTCGGGCGACCCGGGTGACGACCCGGTGCAGAAGATCGCCGAGTGGGAGCAGGCGAACGCGTCCCGCCTGAGCCGCGCGCGCGCCGCACTGGAGGAGATCAACCGGGTCAGCAAGCTCGACCTGGCGACGCTGTCGGTGGCCGCGAGGCAGGTCCGCGGCATGATCCGCTGA
- a CDS encoding carbohydrate-binding module family 20 domain-containing protein, giving the protein MVSASRRALLAITVLVLSLLSAPQSFATPPGPKDVTATLFQWPFSRVAAECTNVLGPKGYGFVEVSPATEHVQGSQWWTSYQPVSYRIAGRLGDEAAFRNMINTCHAAGVKVIADAVVNHMAGISGGTGTGGSSFTKYNYPGYYADQDFHSCRTNITDYRNRDNVQNCELVSLSDLNTGSDYVRGKIAEYLNRLIAMGVDGFRIDAAKHIAAADLSAIKSRLSNPNVFWVHEVIYGAGEAVQPGEYTGSGDVDEFRYAYDIKRIFANENLAYLSTFGQSWGFLPGNRARSFVDNWDTERNGSTLTYKDGSTYTLANVFMLAWPYGAPNVYSGYEFSDHDAGPPGGSECYTGGWKCQHRWTQIANMVPFRNTVAGTAVVNWWDNGGDAIAFGRGNKGFVAINREGSSLTRTFQTSLPAGTYCNVQREGCAGVVVGSNGQFTATLGAGEALAIHVGSTGGTTPPPTGASSFAVNATTVTGQNVFVVGDHPSLGSWNPANAVALSPATYPTWRASVSLPSGTAFQYKYVRKDASGNVTWESGGNRTATAPAALDDTWRT; this is encoded by the coding sequence GTGGTTTCCGCATCCCGGCGAGCGCTGCTCGCGATAACCGTGCTCGTGCTGAGCCTCCTGTCGGCTCCGCAAAGCTTTGCAACCCCGCCCGGCCCGAAGGACGTCACCGCCACCCTGTTCCAGTGGCCGTTCTCCCGGGTCGCCGCCGAGTGCACGAACGTCCTGGGCCCCAAGGGCTACGGGTTCGTCGAGGTCTCCCCCGCCACCGAGCACGTCCAGGGCTCGCAGTGGTGGACCTCCTACCAGCCGGTCAGCTACCGCATCGCCGGTCGCCTCGGCGACGAGGCCGCGTTCCGGAACATGATCAACACCTGCCACGCGGCCGGCGTGAAGGTCATCGCCGACGCGGTGGTCAACCACATGGCGGGCATTTCCGGCGGCACCGGCACCGGCGGCTCGTCGTTCACCAAGTACAACTACCCCGGCTACTACGCCGACCAGGACTTCCACTCCTGCCGCACGAACATCACCGACTACCGCAACCGCGACAACGTGCAGAACTGCGAGCTGGTCAGCCTGTCCGACCTGAACACGGGCAGCGACTACGTGCGCGGCAAGATCGCCGAGTACCTGAACCGGCTGATCGCGATGGGCGTCGACGGGTTCCGGATCGACGCGGCCAAGCACATCGCGGCGGCCGACCTGTCGGCGATCAAGTCGAGGTTGAGCAACCCGAACGTGTTCTGGGTGCACGAGGTCATCTACGGCGCCGGCGAGGCCGTGCAACCGGGCGAGTACACCGGCTCGGGCGACGTGGACGAGTTCCGCTACGCCTACGACATCAAGCGGATCTTCGCCAACGAGAACCTGGCGTACCTGAGCACGTTCGGCCAGTCGTGGGGCTTCCTGCCCGGCAACCGGGCGCGGTCGTTCGTCGACAACTGGGACACCGAGCGCAACGGCTCCACCCTGACCTACAAGGACGGGTCCACCTACACGCTGGCCAACGTCTTCATGCTGGCCTGGCCCTACGGCGCCCCGAACGTGTACTCCGGCTACGAGTTCTCCGACCACGACGCGGGCCCGCCCGGCGGCTCGGAGTGCTACACCGGCGGCTGGAAGTGCCAGCACCGGTGGACGCAGATCGCGAACATGGTGCCGTTCCGCAACACCGTGGCCGGCACGGCGGTGGTGAACTGGTGGGACAACGGCGGTGACGCCATCGCCTTCGGGCGCGGGAACAAGGGCTTCGTCGCGATCAACCGGGAGGGCTCGTCGCTGACCCGGACGTTCCAGACGTCCCTGCCCGCCGGCACCTACTGCAACGTGCAGCGGGAGGGCTGCGCCGGTGTGGTGGTCGGCTCGAACGGCCAGTTCACCGCCACCCTGGGCGCGGGCGAGGCACTGGCGATCCACGTCGGTTCGACCGGCGGCACCACGCCCCCGCCGACCGGCGCGTCGTCGTTCGCGGTGAACGCGACGACCGTGACCGGGCAGAACGTCTTCGTGGTCGGCGACCACCCGTCCCTGGGCTCGTGGAACCCGGCGAACGCGGTGGCGCTGTCCCCGGCGACCTACCCGACGTGGCGGGCGTCGGTGTCGCTGCCGAGCGGCACGGCGTTCCAGTACAAGTACGTCCGCAAGGACGCGTCGGGGAACGTCACGTGGGAGTCGGGCGGCAACCGCACGGCGACCGCGCCGGCCGCGCTCGACGACACCTGGCGCACCTAG
- a CDS encoding DNA glycosylase AlkZ-like family protein: MSVPAARMRAQRLSHPAADLDDLLDSVVALQAQDVPAARLAARARGVRALDGPVVRTWAMRGTLHLLHERDLWVVDLLGPVFAAAGRRRRAALGLTDELCARALPALREVLADPLDRPALVARLAEVGIPLDPASQAPAHLLAFAAHSGLLWRGLDDTYRLLRADREPRRADDGVRELWRRYRRAYGPATPDDFAAWSGLPKRMARDLPEVVGEPAAPTGAVRLLGHFDPYLLGYRDRSAVLDPAHARLVQTGGGVLTPHVVVDGRVVAVWRRVRGRVGVTPFGDRPDIAEEIAEGVAEEVADLGRFLDADAASTRR; the protein is encoded by the coding sequence GTGAGCGTCCCCGCCGCCCGGATGAGGGCGCAGCGGCTCTCGCACCCGGCCGCGGACCTGGACGACCTGCTGGACTCGGTCGTCGCCCTCCAGGCCCAGGACGTGCCCGCCGCGCGGCTGGCCGCCCGCGCGCGGGGCGTGCGGGCGCTGGACGGACCCGTCGTGCGCACGTGGGCCATGCGCGGCACCCTGCACCTGCTGCACGAGCGGGACCTGTGGGTGGTCGACCTGCTCGGCCCGGTGTTCGCCGCCGCGGGCCGCCGTCGGCGCGCGGCGCTCGGCCTGACCGACGAGCTGTGCGCCCGCGCCCTGCCCGCCCTGCGCGAGGTGCTCGCCGACCCGCTCGACCGGCCCGCCCTCGTCGCCCGCCTGGCGGAGGTCGGCATCCCGCTCGACCCGGCGTCGCAGGCCCCCGCGCACCTGCTCGCGTTCGCCGCGCACTCGGGTCTGCTGTGGCGGGGCCTGGACGACACCTACCGGCTGCTGCGCGCCGACCGCGAGCCGCGCCGCGCGGACGACGGCGTGCGCGAGCTGTGGCGGCGCTACCGCCGCGCGTACGGCCCGGCGACGCCGGACGACTTCGCCGCGTGGAGCGGCCTGCCCAAGAGGATGGCCAGGGACCTGCCCGAGGTGGTCGGCGAACCGGCCGCGCCCACCGGCGCGGTGCGGCTGCTCGGCCACTTCGACCCCTACCTGCTCGGCTACCGCGACCGCTCCGCCGTGCTCGACCCGGCGCACGCGCGGCTCGTGCAGACCGGCGGCGGGGTCCTCACCCCGCACGTCGTGGTCGACGGCCGGGTCGTGGCCGTGTGGCGGCGGGTACGCGGGCGCGTCGGGGTGACCCCGTTCGGCGACCGCCCGGACATCGCCGAGGAAATCGCGGAGGGGGTCGCGGAGGAGGTCGCTGACCTGGGGCGTTTCCTCGACGCGGACGCCGCATCAACCCGGCGGTAG
- a CDS encoding acyl-CoA thioesterase, which translates to MGVFVTGVRPRWSDMDAYGHVNHANTVTLLEEARIDLLFTEAARHGVPDMARGVVVARLVVDYLAPLVFTGDEVVVEMSVRELKAASFTLDYTVRDGKQEGSAVVTTAETLMVPYNLTAGRPRRLLEAERDFLAGWRAGGNGA; encoded by the coding sequence TTGGGTGTGTTCGTCACGGGTGTGCGCCCGCGCTGGTCGGACATGGACGCCTACGGCCACGTCAACCACGCCAACACGGTGACGCTGCTGGAGGAGGCCCGGATCGACCTGCTGTTCACCGAGGCCGCCCGGCACGGCGTGCCGGACATGGCGCGGGGCGTGGTGGTGGCCAGGCTCGTGGTGGACTACCTCGCGCCGCTGGTGTTCACCGGTGACGAGGTCGTGGTGGAGATGTCGGTGCGGGAGTTGAAGGCCGCCTCGTTCACCCTCGACTACACCGTGCGGGACGGCAAGCAGGAGGGCAGCGCCGTCGTCACGACCGCTGAGACCCTGATGGTCCCGTACAACCTGACGGCCGGGCGCCCCCGCCGTCTCCTCGAAGCCGAGCGCGACTTCCTCGCGGGCTGGCGTGCCGGAGGTAATGGTGCCTGA
- a CDS encoding glycoside hydrolase family 13 protein, translating into MAQDWWREAVIYQVYVRSFADSNGDGVGDLPGIRSRLPHLADLGVDAVWITPFYASPMADGGYDVADYRDVDPSFGTLDDARALIADAHDLGIRVIVDLVPNHTSDRHAWFQEALRAGPGSPERARYHFRDGLGEGGATPPNDWESVFGGPAWTRVPDGQWYLHLFAPEQPDLNWDQAEVRDEFLDVLRFWLDLGVDGFRIDVAHGMVKADGLPDVGTPNHLTLLGTEALPFFDQDGVHEIYRDWRKVLDSYPGRRIGVAEAWTPTPERTARYLRSDELHQAFNFHYLTADWAAADLRAVIDDSLAAMAPVSAPTTWVLSNHDVRRHVTRYGSVARARAAALLMLALPGSAYVYQGEELGLPEVLDLPEEVLQDPVWERSGHTDRGRDGCRVPIPWTPDGPSLGFGDGDPWLPQPADWARLSVAAQTGDPNSVLELYRSALAARRAHPDLGAGSEVEWLDAPADVLSFRRNGFTCVVNTGAGTVRLPADGEVLLSSAGVATEGPDLLVPPDTTVWLTRP; encoded by the coding sequence ATGGCTCAGGACTGGTGGCGCGAGGCCGTCATCTACCAGGTGTACGTGCGCAGCTTCGCCGACTCGAACGGCGACGGCGTCGGCGACCTGCCCGGCATCCGCTCCCGGCTGCCCCACCTCGCCGACCTCGGCGTGGACGCGGTGTGGATCACCCCGTTCTACGCCTCCCCGATGGCCGATGGCGGCTACGACGTGGCGGACTACCGCGACGTCGACCCCTCGTTCGGCACCCTCGACGACGCCCGCGCGCTCATCGCCGACGCACACGACCTGGGCATCCGGGTCATCGTGGACCTCGTCCCCAACCACACCTCCGACCGGCACGCGTGGTTCCAGGAGGCGTTGCGGGCCGGCCCCGGTTCGCCCGAGCGCGCCCGCTACCACTTCCGCGACGGCCTCGGCGAGGGCGGCGCGACCCCGCCGAACGACTGGGAGTCGGTGTTCGGCGGCCCCGCGTGGACCAGGGTCCCGGACGGCCAGTGGTACCTGCACCTGTTCGCGCCCGAGCAGCCCGACCTGAACTGGGACCAGGCGGAGGTGCGCGACGAGTTCCTCGACGTGCTGCGGTTCTGGCTCGACCTCGGCGTGGACGGGTTCCGCATCGACGTCGCGCACGGGATGGTCAAGGCCGACGGCCTGCCCGACGTCGGCACCCCGAACCACCTCACGCTGCTGGGCACCGAGGCGCTGCCGTTCTTCGACCAGGACGGCGTGCACGAGATCTACCGCGACTGGCGCAAGGTGCTCGACTCCTACCCCGGTCGGCGGATCGGCGTGGCCGAGGCGTGGACGCCCACCCCCGAGCGCACGGCCCGCTACCTGAGGTCCGACGAGCTGCACCAGGCGTTCAACTTCCACTACCTGACCGCCGACTGGGCCGCCGCCGACCTGCGCGCGGTCATCGACGACTCGCTGGCCGCGATGGCGCCGGTGTCCGCGCCGACGACGTGGGTGCTGTCCAACCACGACGTGCGGCGGCACGTCACCCGGTACGGGAGCGTGGCGCGGGCGCGGGCCGCCGCGCTGCTGATGCTCGCGCTGCCCGGCAGCGCGTACGTCTACCAGGGCGAGGAACTGGGCCTGCCGGAGGTGCTGGACCTGCCCGAGGAGGTCCTCCAGGACCCGGTGTGGGAGCGGTCCGGGCACACCGACCGGGGCCGTGACGGCTGCCGCGTTCCCATCCCGTGGACGCCCGACGGCCCGTCGCTGGGCTTCGGCGACGGCGACCCGTGGCTGCCGCAGCCCGCGGACTGGGCGCGGCTGAGCGTGGCGGCCCAGACCGGCGACCCGAACTCGGTGCTGGAGCTGTACCGGTCGGCGCTGGCGGCGCGGCGGGCGCACCCGGACCTCGGCGCGGGCTCCGAAGTGGAGTGGCTGGACGCGCCGGCGGACGTGCTGTCGTTCCGCCGCAACGGTTTCACCTGCGTGGTCAACACCGGCGCGGGGACCGTGCGGCTGCCCGCCGACGGCGAGGTGCTGCTGTCCTCCGCGGGCGTCGCGACCGAAGGCCCGGACCTCCTCGTGCCGCCGGACACGACCGTGTGGCTCACGCGCCCGTAG
- a CDS encoding LacI family DNA-binding transcriptional regulator, whose product MTARLSDIANQAGVSEATVSRVVNGKPGVSSATRQAVVAAMDVLGYERPPRLRQRSAGLIGLITPELNNPIFPAFAQVIEQVLTRDGYTPVLCTQTPGGSTEDQLTEMLVDRGVTGIVFVAGLHADTTADMDRYVKLAGRGVPFVMINGFTDQVSAPFVSVDYRTAVRLAVSHLVELGHEKVGLAVGPPRFVPAQRMVEGFTLVRPHASDLVEHSLFTVEGGQAAAGALLDRGCTAIVCGSDLMAFGAIRAARHRGLSVPRDVSVVGFDDSPLIVFADPPLTTIRQPVEAMGQAAVHALLEEIGGTPAPHAEFVFQPELVVRGSTGAAPGR is encoded by the coding sequence GTGACAGCGCGCCTCAGTGACATCGCGAACCAGGCGGGCGTGAGCGAGGCGACCGTGAGCCGGGTGGTCAACGGCAAGCCGGGGGTCTCCTCCGCCACCCGGCAGGCCGTGGTCGCCGCGATGGACGTCCTCGGCTACGAGCGCCCGCCCAGGCTCCGCCAGCGAAGCGCGGGGTTGATCGGGTTGATCACCCCCGAGTTGAACAACCCGATTTTCCCGGCGTTCGCGCAGGTCATCGAACAGGTGTTGACGCGAGACGGCTACACGCCGGTGCTCTGCACGCAGACGCCCGGCGGGTCCACCGAGGACCAGTTGACCGAGATGCTGGTCGACCGGGGCGTCACCGGCATCGTGTTCGTCGCCGGCCTGCACGCCGACACCACGGCCGACATGGACCGGTACGTGAAGCTGGCCGGGCGCGGCGTGCCGTTCGTGATGATCAACGGGTTCACCGACCAGGTGTCCGCGCCGTTCGTGTCGGTCGACTACCGGACCGCCGTGCGACTCGCCGTGTCCCACCTGGTGGAACTCGGGCACGAGAAGGTCGGGCTCGCCGTCGGCCCGCCGCGGTTCGTGCCCGCGCAGCGCATGGTGGAGGGCTTCACCCTCGTCCGCCCGCACGCCTCCGACCTCGTGGAGCACTCCCTGTTCACGGTCGAGGGCGGCCAGGCGGCGGCCGGCGCGCTGCTCGACCGGGGCTGCACGGCGATCGTGTGCGGCAGCGACCTGATGGCGTTCGGCGCGATCCGCGCGGCCCGCCACCGCGGCCTGTCCGTGCCCCGCGACGTGTCCGTGGTCGGGTTCGACGACTCGCCGCTGATCGTGTTCGCCGACCCGCCGCTCACCACGATCCGGCAGCCGGTCGAGGCGATGGGGCAGGCCGCCGTGCACGCGCTGCTGGAGGAGATCGGCGGCACGCCCGCGCCGCACGCCGAGTTCGTGTTCCAGCCCGAGCTGGTGGTGCGCGGCTCCACGGGCGCGGCCCCCGGCCGGTGA